Genomic window (Phragmites australis chromosome 5, lpPhrAust1.1, whole genome shotgun sequence):
TTATGAAAGGCGATTTACTACAAGGAACTACATGACCCAGAGCCTTTGGGGCCCTTCTATGTCCGTCAGTGGTGGCATCAATGTCCCAATGGTGTCATCCTCCCCGCTATTTGCTAATGCACCAGCTGAGAAAGGTGGCAAAAACTTCATGGTTGATTTCCTCATGGGAGGAGTGTCTGCTGCTGTTTCGAAGACTGCTGCTGCTCCCATTGAGCGTGTGAAGCTGCTTATTCAGAACCAGGACGAAATGATCAAGGCTGGTAGGCTGTCAGAACCATACAAGGGTATTGGTGACTGCTTTAAGCGCACCATCAAGGATGAGGGTTTTGGCTCCTTGTGGAGGGGTAACACTGCTAATGTTATTCGCTACTTCCCTACTCAGGTAGCCAACACCTTTCTGGTAGCAGAATATCCAATAGCTTTTCTATCCGCATTAAAATTCTTGATATAGTGAATTTTGATGTTCCACAGTGATGGTATGATAGTTGCCCCGATGATCTGATAtataccatttttttttattgttatgTGCTGTACTGGCATTCATCTAGGTGTTGTTGCattagttttaatttagagGACATCTGATTTGAATTGCTTTTAGATTTAATACAAATGCTTCTCTTGTCTTGCTTTCCAGATAATTAGTTATTTGCACTAAGATTGacattttttctttctcctaGGCTTTGAACTTTGCTTTCAAGGACTACTTCAAGAGGCTGTTCAACTTTAAGAAGGACAGGGATGGTTACTGGAAGTGGTTTGGTGGCAACCTTGCCTCTGGTGGTGCTGCTGGTGCTTCCTCTCTGTTTTTTGTGTACTCCCTGGACTATGCAAGGACGAGGTTGGCCAATGATGCGAAAGCAGCTAAGGGAGGAGGTGAAAGGCAATTCAATGGTCTTGTGGATGTCTACCGCAAGACTCTCAAGTCAGATGGTATTGCTGGGCTTTACCGTGGATTTAACATCTCTTGTGTTGGAATCATTGTGTACCGTGGCCTGTATTTTGGGTTGTACGACTCTATTAAGCCAGTTGTCCTCACTGGCAACCTCCAGGTATGGTTTAATTTCTCTTCTTTGGACCCTTGTTGCTTTTGATATTGAATCCTCAAAATATGTGACTTTATTCTTTTGTAGGATAATTTCTTTGCCAGTTTCGCTCTGGGTTGGCTGATCACCAATGGTGCTGGTCTTGCATCTTACCCCATTGACACTGTCCGCAGaaggatgatg
Coding sequences:
- the LOC133919680 gene encoding ADP,ATP carrier protein 2, mitochondrial translates to MADQANQPTVLHKLGGQFHLGSSFSEGLRARNMCPSVSYYERRFTTRNYMTQSLWGPSMSVSGGINVPMVSSSPLFANAPAEKGGKNFMVDFLMGGVSAAVSKTAAAPIERVKLLIQNQDEMIKAGRLSEPYKGIGDCFKRTIKDEGFGSLWRGNTANVIRYFPTQALNFAFKDYFKRLFNFKKDRDGYWKWFGGNLASGGAAGASSLFFVYSLDYARTRLANDAKAAKGGGERQFNGLVDVYRKTLKSDGIAGLYRGFNISCVGIIVYRGLYFGLYDSIKPVVLTGNLQDNFFASFALGWLITNGAGLASYPIDTVRRRMMMTSGEAVKYKSSLDAFQQILKKEGPKSLFKGAGANILRAIAGAGVLSGYDQLQILFFGKKYGSGGA